ATGTGTTATGTCTAAACTCAATACCAAGTATTGCCAGCCTTTATTGTTTATACCTGTGGGGGTTGACTCTGTTACCTATTTCttctaattatatatattatgtaggcgACAGGCTCAGTGACGTGTATTGAGTGCGCGATTCGATACCGCCCTGTTGTGTGTATAGGTGAAGGTGTAACATCGTggttatatagatatttttttgttagaatAAATTCTTGTGTGACtcatttttcttgttttatatatactacgtttattataagtatttttagggctaaaatacaaaacattccGTCATCTACATTTATATCTCTAAAAAATATCAACAGCATATTATAAGTAACTTGCGTCCAATCATCACGAGAATTGATTTCGACAATTTTTagggttaaaaattaaaatacggaGTGGTCTTCATCTCTACCTAGTGAGATGTTGTGAGATTTGGCTCCCCCCTCTCCCTGTCTAAATACCTCACGTAATTAAGAGACGCCCCTTAACCCAAGTTTCCAACAGATTTAGCTGTTCACCGGCACAATCAAGTTTCCACCAGCTAAATCTTTCATCAGCTCAACCGACATCTACTCCATCTGTTCCAGACCACGTCCACACGAAGGAGACACCATGTGACGTGTGTCCGAGGTACGGGCGTTGCGTACCGAAGGTCCAGTGCCCAGCCCACGTGAGACCAGCGTCGTACAACCCCTCATGTCATCTCGACGGAGACCACATTGGCGTTTGCTGCTTCACAGGGTCTGGCCATGCTGGTAAGTTGAAGATGATAATAGTATAACAATATCAgttctgtattattttttggcccaatgttgggcacgggcctcgtctactgcTGAGCCTTAGTCAACCACACTGTCATAATGCGGGTTGGCAaactttacataccttcgaaattcttatgaagaacttctcaggtatacaggttccctcacgatgtgtTCTTTCTCCATTAAAGAAAGCAAGGAGAAGCCGATGTGGACTGGCTGTCATGGAGATGAACGCAGTAAGATTTAATGAGATATGCTGCGACTAACAGCACGTCTACATTTAgtacaatattagtaattagTTTTTTTGAGCTACTGGCTGTACAGGTTACGGACTGGTAGATCTTGGGTTCGATATTCAGGTCAGGAAATACTCTGGTTTGCTAGCTATGGCTAGAGGGTTACAGGTTGTTAAGATTAGGAAGTCATCCCGTCATTAAACCTAAGCCAAGGTTTATCTGTACTGTACTGTacgttttacatattatattccgATGGTTCTTCTAAAATGTTCTAGAAAATCACGCATGCGCGTGAAATAGAGTGCTGTGTTGATACTTGGAGTAGGATAAGCGCAAGTTGGAAATTACAGtatcagtaaaattataaaaatccttCATACCACaaagtaaaaatacaatattattcgTTATTGTTTATCGTTTAGCGTAAGTATAGTGGCATACTACCAATAACCGGCATTGCAGTCTTTACGATTGTGAATAAGGTTAATTCTTTTGTCAAGGCGCTTGTgttatggaaaataatattaaatattctgtcactataataaaacagaagttttatatcaaatactgagtagttttctactatttatgggtcTTATATTCTAAGTTTCACAAATTAATTCAAGATGCGGTGAACAAAAACCGGTCGAGATAAATAATCTGTTCTAAATACAGTACATTGTGTGATAACCACGATCCTCAGTGATGAGGGACCAACTACACAGAGAGAGATATTCTAAGATATTGGTACACTTGATTATATTGAACTGTTTGAATGGTCTTTATAACCTGAGATCGTTGTCTATAGACCTTTGTGAAATCGTAAAcgcaaatagaaaataaaaacaatgtatcaGTATGTCATATGCTAACGATAAGTCTCTCGTATCTATGTAATGTTATCGTTAACGGTAGTAAAAAGTATCTTGGCTACGGTCCCTGGTCTCAAATTCTAGCGGAATCTGAGCGCACCTCCCGCGCTTCCGTCTCGATCAACGTGGATGACGTCAAGATATCCCACAACCGCTCCCGGCACAAGCTGAAGGAGTGGCTCGCGAGGTCCGAGAAGCTTCTCGAAAGATCTAGCGATACTGTTGTTAATACTTCTGCGCCTAGTTTTGGACATCATTtggtaagttatttattaatgctacttaTTTTCATTATACAGGATCAATTTGACAtattgttactaaatgaaaccacacactcgtcttcacctttgctgacactGTGCTAAAAATAATCCattaatacaacaaatatattttcaccaaaaattttggttttagttttattatactcTGACTGTTTAAGGAATCAAACCAAAATTCTTGTGATCGCGACTTTGCATTCTAAACGCAAATCTCGCTGGTTTTTTACAAGACAGTGATACCATCTAGGTCGAGCCGGTGTACTACGTGACAATAACACTGCAATAATGTTCAAAAATATCTAGCGAAATACTAATCTCTTTAATTTCAGTCCATGGTAACGTACGATAAAAGAGCAGATAGTCTGGGACGTGGTGCTCTGATGAATCTCTTCGCTGCGCAAGAGTTGAGGGCTCGTGATGCGCTATCGGAAGAACAGCTGTCTTTGGGATTTGCTGAGCACACTGATGGTAGGTTTTAGTAAAATTACGTTATTACCAGCAGGGTATGAAATCTTGGagtcataattatatttcatattccattttttgtcacataaatttttatataagctattgaaatattttttgctacGATTATTTGTCAATAGTGCTGATCTAGAATCTTGTCACCACTGCCGTTACCAGGGCAACCACTTTTAACCAtttgtgtttcgtcccatgatataggcggcgagcttatcgccatagaGGACAGATTTTATATtctggactgatactgagcagaaaaaacccaatatgaCTTTGCTTCACCTGCATTTTGCCGCGGGAACTGTGAACGGTGGTTGTATCCcttacgcaatacaactactctAACGAGACAGTCATGTaatgaaactaaaaataaattacaaacaatgtGATAAGATAATTCTGGCAATGACTTTTCTACAATATGGGCAATGATTACTAGATGtgatgttacataatatttatttgtaaagcaGAAATAACTGAGAATCACGAGGATGTGACGTTTGTTGatattctgttatttatttatgtacatgcttagtcacaaaaataaaagagaaaaatacataaataactgAAGCTAGTGGTTCTTAAGGCTAAATCAAATATGAGATCAGCTGCCTCTAAACTAAGCAAAATCTTGAGAGACAGATTGCAGAATACTTTTTAGgatattagtaattttttagttttgaaattCGTAAGTTTGTTTGTAGTAGGTAATTTCAGCTTTTGAACCGattgaagaaattattttgctaaacTAACTAAAGTAAAGTGCAGTAAAGCCAGTTTTACAAAAcctttatattagatttttatcatgtactagacctccacgaataattcaagaccaagataagataaatccgttcagccgttctcgagttttagcgagactaacgaacagcaattcatttttatatatatagattccaATATTTACTGTCCAGTCTGATAgacaataaagtttataaatgttaatattactgTTGATTCAATATTGACTCCCAACTTTACGTGGCAATGCTGATTGTATAGAGACAAAATAATTTCAGTTCCCAAGAACAATCTGTAAGGTTTGTACCAGAAacctaacaatttttttttgttctcgcGGAGAAaatgccttatgactaccgcccagccttcgtggggggcgactgagcgttTATGTTGgagtcaccgtgccttacgacccagcgttgcgccgcccggatttgatgttgtCCTTCGGGCGACCGTCAGGCCGAGTCcttaacctatatacaacgcacggcatacgaACTAAAACTCCGTGGTGGCGCTCTTCgccgcattagggacgactgcgggcttcctccgacggaaatgtctaagcctaaactaatttaaaattcattcagGTCCCTTCTGCCCTCCAACGCCATCGTGTCCCACGCCTCCCAGTCAATTCCGATCCTTAGGAGGAGAATGTAATAACCCTTCGATTCCGAGCTGGGGTGCTGTGAACACCGGGTTTGAGAGGCTTCTACCACCAGCCTATAATGATGGTAAATTAATTTTGGTCAATTACGATTatacgtttttaaatatttgttatgtttgtcTATTGTAACCAAACTGGAACTGGTCCTTGGTGTATTGATTATACTAACACACTTAACGTTTTGTTTTTAGACTCAGAGGTGCGGGCATTTATTGAAACAAATCGGAATGGAAATTCTAACATAGCTTTCTTGTTTAAAATGGTTATAATGAAgagtatttgtattatatatacattttcatatttatgtagTGAAAATTTCCTTATCCTACGACAGAGGCCAGTGAATAATGATTTTGGGATACATTTTtatctagaaaaaatatttaaattgaatttaatacgCCATAGGCAATTTCCTGGTTCACTTGCCAAGCCCTCAgctattgtataatttatatagtacTACATATATACGTTAATTAACTTCAAAATGacgttaataatttaattttcttcagGTGTGTGGGAAATGCGAAGATCCACCATAGGTATCACATTGCCAAGTGGAAGGGCAGTCAGTATTGCCCTGGTTCTAGAAGGGAGCCATCCCAGCCCCACTCACAATCTTATGTTCATGCAATTCGGACAGTTCGTCGCCCATGACATAAGTGCTGGAGTGGTCTTTGGTATTGGTGAGTGCAGATTTAAGAAGTTTTTtggcaaataaattaattagctGAGGGTTTTCTAGAATGTTCTTGAGAGATCTTAGCTCgaaattttttaaagatttgatATTAAAAGCGAAATAATACGCCATTTCGCTTGTTACTCTGAGAAATAAGAAGTGAAGTCTGGTGGCCTAGAAGGCGGCAGATAAGAGGCAGTTTTAGACCAAACTTTATCacttagtataaattattaaaaacttttgttctttttattaaggTAATGGTAGTGCTATCTCCTGCTGCGTAGGCGACGGGGAAGGCTTCCTTCCCCTGGAGCTACAGCACTGGGCTTGCGCACCTATTGCGACAGACCCTCAGGATCCGTTCTTCGGCCACTTCCGCCATACCTGCCTGAACTTCGTGCGCGCGCAGCTGGCGCCTGCCAGTGATTGCTCGGTTGGATATGCTAAGCAGGtaagcaaaatttttgtaaaactGTGTTTGATTGAATAGTGGTTCCTAAACCTAACTGCAAAGTTTTTGATGGACAATATTCTTTTGTAATTATCACTAAATAGTATTTTCATTCGCATAAATGTGAATTTaggaaatacaaattatataagcaGCAACTAAGAcgttattaaaaacattgaaattccaccaaaaatattatcttggtttgtatttattgcttttttatccaTATTTTTGAAAACTGGATTCTCGATTCCAGATGAATGGTGCGACACACTACCCAGACCTATCCCATCTGTACGGCAGCTCCCCAGAGAAATTTGGATCTCTTAGAGGTCCAGGTGGCTTACTGAATACCTTCAACGATTATGGGAGGGAACTTCCTCCCTTAACTGTGAGGGAAGAGTGCCTCACTGCGAAAGATGGCGCTGCGTGTTTTGAATCAGGTAAGTAATATACCATATTCACTAAATCAGTCTGAAATTCTATGTTAACCAATTTTAAACGGTGTCTTTTAGTTTAGCAAATTACTCATCAGCCCGGCTAGCTCAGTCGGTAGAGCATGAGACTCTTAATCTCAGGGTCGTGGGTTCGAGCCCCACGTTGggcgaatatatttttatcgataaatgcattttagttgttatatttaaataaattactgtatGATATAGTAACACGCTTAAGCTATCGCAAGCCCGGCTAGCTCAGTCGGTAGAGCATGAGACTCTTAATCTCAGGTTCGTTGGTTTGAGCCCTATGTTGGgcgattgtttttaatttgcataataatgTTTTCCAAGAAAACTGAAACTTTGTAATTTGGCAGTGTTCGAAGACCATTAATATTAGCTTCGTCTTATTATTTTCACGCGTTTAAGAATCCTTTCTCGTAGTACATATTAGTAGTGGTGACAACATAGCCATGTAACCTTTcttgttgttaatattttacccttaaacctaCTTTTCAGGAGACAACCACGGCAACCAGCTGATCTCTCTCACTGTGCTCCACACGATTTGGACTCGAGAACACAACAGGATAGCTCGTGTCTTAACTAAGCTTAACCCTGGATGGAATGAGGAACTAGTCTTCTTGGAGACCAGGAGAATAGTCCAGGCGGAGTACCAGCACATCATTTTCAATGAATGGCTTCCTTTGCTCTTGGGtatgcattttttattcattaaagaTTTGGAGAAAGTACAAACCAACTTGgaggttttttattattgacacaGAAGGCTGTCGAAGAACCAACTTGTAGTAAGTGATTACTGCTGTCCATGGTTTTTGGCAAAGCTAAGTTGATGTAAAGTACAACCatgtattttagataaaatacacggttgtacttaaaaatattccttCCCGTagtcaatgtattttttttgtatgatttGCAATTATTGTTGGGTTTggttgttttaaagttttaaaatctCTAGGTCTGAATAATGGGctgtagaaaaaataaacagaatggCATCACGCAGGCTTTGAACTTGTCGAAGAACATTACACTACAATGAAACTCATGGTTATTCAATTccctttaaaattttaaggtCCAGAAATAGTCCAGATGTTCAAGCTGGCTCCTTCAGCGGGCTACTCCTCCACATACGACCCTTTGGTGAATCCATCCCTGACAGCGGAGTTCGCTGCAGCTGCCATGAGGTTTGGACACTCCATCGTCGACGGGAAGATTCagtaagtttttatatttgaccGGTGAActaggatatatttaaaaaatcatcaaagaAGTATTTCAAACAGGGAAGATAAGAATTTGGTTATGGTTCGCGTAAGGCTTTTCATCATATAAATCCTACAgggtatgtttatttttcatatataacaaaatagcCTAATGACCCACCCGTAAACTGCCTCAGCGTAAATAATCATGCCATTTGATTCGTTATTTCCTAAAGccaaacaaaccaacaaacataggtttaaatttataatattaacaggATTGCTAGGTACCTACTCTATTATAGCCAACAGCGTAAGAAAAAGTTTTCTCATCACAGGATCCAAAGTCCCCATTCTCACGACGTGTACGAAACAATATCAATCCCCGAAGTTATGTTTCAACCGTCGAGGATGCGCTTGCGTCGATTCTTGGACCAGCTTCTCAACGGTCTGAGCTGGCAACCGATGCAGAATGTCGATCCGTTTCTTACTGAAGGGGTAAGTAAATAACAGTTAATTAGGTGACACTCAATTGGTTTCTTTAGCTATTTCGTTAAAGCTACTGTCAACTATTCGGCTTTAGatacaaattcatatttatttcaaattcaaacaTACTGGGTATACAGTATTTGCTTGTAGCCGTGGTGGTCTTAActgacgcgaggccccaggcgaaagcaaaaaaagaaGTTCCCCTGTTTTAAAGTCGTCGGAAAGATCGTAAAAAAGGTTTTCCAAGACACTGCGCGTTGCCCCTGCAAGCATGAGGTCCCAAGCGGTTGCCTAGTTCGCTGCCCCCCCAGAGGCACCGAAGCTTAAAAGCGCTTGCATCCGGGGCTgccatagaaaaatatataaatttatgatatcAATGCGAGATTAgttgatatattattagttCAAAAATTAAATGGTATAAGTCTGCTGCCGACATTTTGTGTTGTGTTTCTTGAAGATGGGTGACAGTATTTAGTAGCTTGATAATTCCATAAAATCAGAGTTGATTTTTATGttgcatttttatgttttaattggaATTGGATAAACATTTGAGATATTTGATAAGCGATTAAGGATAAAAGCAATTCATTTAGAGCTGTTTTTATTGGAGTATAAAAGCATATATAATCAAGGGtaaaatctttatataaattttaaacagacAAAATAGtaatgagaaataaatataattttttttagctaacATCATACCTGTTTCGTGGAGGCAACCCGTATGGCATAGACCTGGCGGCCATAAATATCCAGAGAGGGAGGGACTACGGCCTCCGCTCATACAACGACTACAGGCGACTGTGTGGTTTGCCCCCCTTCGTGGATTTTAGCCAGTTTCCGCCCAGGGTAAGGGTGTTTAAATTTAGTTGTATGCAGTAGACTTGATTTTGGTGTTTTGTTTGgcttttaataacatttttattgcctaAACCAGTGAGTAGTCATGTTTCTTATTTAcagtaatttacattttaaaataacaataactttaaGAAGCGGCAATAgcccagttggttgtggaacggactgtcgagactaatgtccgaaggttcaaatcctaagggcacacacctctgacttttcttaaaagttatgtgtgtattctttgtgaattatcgcttgctttaacggtgagggaaaacatcgtgaggaaacctgcatatctgagaaattctctactaggaattttcgagggtgtgtgaagtctatcaacccacactaggctagcgtggtggactaaggactattccctctcagtagtagaggaggcccgtgcccaacagtggaacagtatgatgtaatacagagctgatattattattacattttaaaatattgcattcgacagcatttaattttttt
This genomic stretch from Manduca sexta isolate Smith_Timp_Sample1 chromosome 21, JHU_Msex_v1.0, whole genome shotgun sequence harbors:
- the LOC115442261 gene encoding chorion peroxidase, yielding MIDFNIILLYMVLVCPLGVFCHGMKNYGPHGETDHVHTKETPCDVCPRYGRCVPKVQCPAHVRPASYNPSCHLDGDHIGVCCFTGSGHAAESERTSRASVSINVDDVKISHNRSRHKLKEWLARSEKLLERSSDTVVNTSAPSFGHHLSMVTYDKRADSLGRGALMNLFAAQELRARDALSEEQLSLGFAEHTDGPFCPPTPSCPTPPSQFRSLGGECNNPSIPSWGAVNTGFERLLPPAYNDGVWEMRRSTIGITLPSGRAVSIALVLEGSHPSPTHNLMFMQFGQFVAHDISAGVVFGIGNGSAISCCVGDGEGFLPLELQHWACAPIATDPQDPFFGHFRHTCLNFVRAQLAPASDCSVGYAKQMNGATHYPDLSHLYGSSPEKFGSLRGPGGLLNTFNDYGRELPPLTVREECLTAKDGAACFESGDNHGNQLISLTVLHTIWTREHNRIARVLTKLNPGWNEELVFLETRRIVQAEYQHIIFNEWLPLLLGPEIVQMFKLAPSAGYSSTYDPLVNPSLTAEFAAAAMRFGHSIVDGKIQIQSPHSHDVYETISIPEVMFQPSRMRLRRFLDQLLNGLSWQPMQNVDPFLTEGLTSYLFRGGNPYGIDLAAINIQRGRDYGLRSYNDYRRLCGLPPFVDFSQFPPRAAQRLASVYNSPKDIDLWVGGLLEEPVDGGILGPTFAHIIADQFSRLKIGDRYFYEYGSDVNPGAFTSSQLAEIKKVTLSRIICDNRDGIELMAQPPDALLRADLPGNAPVPCESTLIPAMNLIKFKEQ